The genome window CGCGCGCCGCGAAGGCCAAGAATCACCTGATGGTCCTCTCCACGGTGGCCACCACGAGCATCGAAGAAGCCATTCAGGAGCGCGGCGGCCCGGTGTGGTTCCAGCTCTATCATCAGGCCGACTGGGCGATCACCAAGCAGATGATCAAGCGCGCCGAGAAGGCGGGGGCCACGGCGATCGTGTTCACCGTGGACCTGCTCGGCGGCAGCAATCGCGAAACGATGATCCGCTACGCGCGGCAGGACACGCGCGAGTGCATCAAGTGCCATCTGGGCGGCGCGCCACTCCCGGGCGTGAGCGGGCGCGTGGATGATCGCGACAACCGCCGCAAGCCGAATCTCGTGGGCTACGACACCACCGCGCACCAGATCGACAAGGGAACACCCACGTGGGAGTACGTCGATCGCATTCGCCAGAGCACCTCGATGAAGGTGTGGGTGAAGGGGATCGTGACCGCCGAAGACGCCGCGCTCGCCGTGCGTCATGGCGTGGACGGCGTGTTCGTGTCGAATCATGGTGGCCGCGCCGAGAATTCGCGGCGCGCGACGGTCACCTCGCTCCCCGAGGTCGTGCAGGGCGCCGCCGGAAAGCTCAAGATCATCTGCGACGGGGGCGTGCGCCGCGGCACCGATGTGTTCAAGGCGCTCGCGCTGGGCGCGAACGCCAGCGGCATTGGCCGCCCCTACATCTGGGGGCTCGGCGCCTTCGGTCAGGAAGGCGTGGAGACGGTGCTCGCGCTGCTCAAGAAGGAGTTCGAGATCACCATGAAGCAGAGCGGCACGACGACGCTCAAGCAGATCTCACGGGCGCATATCACGGCGGCGTGACGGCGGCGATCGGCGTGGCGTCGCCCCGCGCGACCCACGCCGCCGTCATCATCCACGCGCTGTGCAGGACGACCACCAACCCGAAGCCGCGCACGTCGAGCCGTAAATGGCCAACGGCGACGCCGATGATGGGAAGGATGCCGGCGAGCACCGCGCCCCATCGCAGGGCCGCCGGGAACGCGCGATCGCCACGCATCGCGAGCGCCCAGAGCCCGAATGCCGCGCCCGCGAGCCCCACATACACCGTGGCGAACGCCTGATTGAGCACCCCCGTGTAGTGCAGCTGCTGCAGGGCAAGCTCACGCGCCGGATCGCCGACGGGGCGCAATCCGGCCAGCAGGGTGGGCGCGACCAATCCACTCATGGCGGCGGCGAACAGGACGGCCACCGACGCCAGCGCGAAGCAGATCAGGGCGCCGATCGCCAGTTCCCGCGCGGCGCGGAGCCGCCAGGTGAGCGCAGTCATGCCGGCCAGCAGCAGCGGCACCGCGCCGATCGCCACCGCGTGCACCGCCGTCGCCAGCGCCAGCGTATGTCGCGTACCGCCGGCACTGGCATCGGCCACCGCCTCGGCGCCCGTGGGATGCAGCAGCATGACACCAAGGATGAGCCCCCCACCAACGAGGGTCGCCGCGCGTGCGTTATGTCGAGAGGTCATGGGAGAGAAGGGGGAGCGGTTGCGGACATCCGTGCACACCCGGACCTTATGACAGCTCCCCCCACCGCGAGGCCGTTGTTGAACAAACCCACGCCCGATGTTCAGGACGACGAGGAGGCGCTGACCGACGCCCGCGTCGCGCGCAGCTCGCGGGCGTTGCGGATGGCCATGCACGACCTCCTGTACGAGCAGGCGTTCGACACCATCACGGTGCAGCACATCATCGAACGCGCCGGCGTGTCGCGCGGCACCTTCTATGCGCACTATCGCAACAAGAACGACGCGCTGCTGGCGAGCTTTGAAGGGATGTTCGGGAGCATGGTGGCCCACCTGGACGCGGCACCGCGAGATCGTCGCCTGGTGCCGGTCCAGGAGCTGCTCTCGCACTTCCACGACGCCCAGCCGGTGATGGCCTCGCTGCGCGCCGCCGGCACGCTGGATGGCATTCTCGAGTACGGCGTGGATCTGCTGGCGGACTGCATCGAGCGACGCCTCCCCCGCATCGGCGCCCGTCCGTCGCTCCCGCCGCGATTGGCGGCGCGCATGCTCGCGGGCGCCCTGCTCGAGATGATGCTCTGGTGGCTGGATCACCCCGAGCGCTCGACGCCCCCGATTCTCGACCGCGAGTTTCACACCATGGCGCAGCGCATGCTCGTCACCACCGCATGAGTCGCCGGTCACGCCTCCTCGGCCTTGCCCTCACGCTCGGTGTCGCGCAGCCGGCGGCCGCACAGCAAACGGGTGCGCAAGCCGGCACGGCCACGCCGGCGCCGCGCCCCGCCGCCACGCCGTCGGCGCCGCACGATCGGCTCAAGAACATCCCGCTCGCTGGCACGCATCCGCTCTCGCTGTCGATTGGCGGGCAGCTCCGCTGGCGCGAGGAGCTCTATCGCGGCTTCAACACGCTCGACGTCAACGACGACAACAGTCAGTCCCGCGTGCTGCTCAGCGCCGACCTCGTGGCGGGGCGCAAGGCGCGGGGCTACGCGCGCCTCTTTACCGAAGTGCGCGACGACCAGAGCTACGGCCGCACGCTCCCCGGCGGTGCGCGACCGCAGGACGAAGACCGGCACGATGTGCAGACCCTGCAGGCTGAGGTGGGGCGCGGCGCGAATTTCCTGCGCGTCGGGCGGCAAGAAATCGCGTTGGGGCAACAGCGGCTGATCGGTGTGGCCGACTGGTCGAACACCCGCCGGAGTTCGGAAGGTGTGCGCCTGCAACTCGTGCGCGGGACGCTCGCGTTCGAAGCCGTCGACGCGCGCCCCGTCACGGTGCGACAGTTCGCGCGCAACGTGGCCGATTCCACGCAGCGCTATCGCACGCTGTCCCTCGGCAGCGCCGCCGGCGCCAAGCCGTTGGCGCGCGGCCTGCCGGCGGTGTGGCAGGCGTACTGGTACGAGCAGGCAATTCATCCGGTGAGCGGCGCGCGCACCTATCGGCTGACCACCGGCGGACGCGTGCAGTGGAACTGGGGTACGCCCAAGAGCGCCATCACCCGATCGTTCGAAGTCGAAGCCGCGGCCCAGCGCGGCACCGTCGGTACGAAGGACATCCACGCCTGGTTTGCCGTCGCCGAAGCGCAGCTGCAGTGGAAGCATGTGCACGGCGCCCCGACGCTCGCACTGGGGATCGAGCAGGCGAGCGGCGAGCGTCCCGCCACGACCGGCACGCTCGAAGCCTTCACCGTGCTCTATCCGGCCGCCCATTCGCACGGCGGCTATGCCGATGTCATTGGGCGCACCAACGCCCGCGAACTGCACACCGTGAGCTCGTGGGACCCGTTCGCACCGCTCAACCTGCGGCTCGCGCTCTATCGCTTCGATCGCGTGCGCCTGGACGATGCGGCCTATACCAAGCAGAGCACCGTCTTCCGCGCCGCCGGCACCAACCGCGATCGCCACATTGCCGATGAGCTCGATCTCACCGGCACATGGCGCCTCGACACGCACTGGCGCGTGGTCTTCGGTGGTGGCCTCGTCGCCCCCGGCGCCTTCCTCGAACGCACAACGACCCAGAGCCGCACCGAACACTGGGGCTTCGGGGGAATCACGCTCACGTTCTGACCCACCGTCCCCGCTCCTCCCACCTCGGGCCACCCCACCGATGACGCGATCCTTCCCCGCGCTGGCGCTTGCCGCCCTGCTCCTCCCCGTTGCCGCACAGGCCCAGGGCCGCTGCGGCGGTGATCGTGCCGGTACGCCGGCGTGCGACACCTCGGCCATCAAGGCGCCGTTCGCGCCGACCGGCTGGAAGACCGTCGCCCTCGATCACTTCTCGATTCAGGCGGCAGACTACAAGAAGGAGTCGGCCTACTACCAGGCGCTCATGAACTGGACGCTGCGCAGCGACGATGGCACCAAGGCGGTGCTCGACGCCGGCGCGGCAGGCCAGGTGGTGATTCGTGGTGGCTACGTGGCCCCACCCGCGCCTCCGGCGCCGCCGCGTCCGGCGGGCGACAGTGCGGCGGGCCGCGCCGGTGGCGCTGGCGGACGGGCGGGTGGGGCGGGCGGCTTTCAGCGGCCGCCGCGCAACACGGCCTGGGATGCCTTCGCGTGGGTCATCAGCCCGTGGGATACCAAGAAGGTCGAGGCCGAGCTCACCAAGCGCGGGTTGAATCCCGTGGCCGAGAACGACGGCGCCTCCCAGTGCTTCCGCTTCAAGGATCCCGACGGCTTTTCGGTGGCGGTGTGCAACGATGCGCACATCAAGGCGGCGCGCGCCAAGACGGCGGCGGCGAAGAGCGACACGCCGGCGCCCTTCGAGAACACCAACTGGAAGACCGTCTGGCTCGACCACATCTCCTTCCAGGTGACCGACTACAAGGAGAGCGCGGCCTTCTATCAGAACCTGCTCGGCTGGCGCCCCACCGGCGATGAAGGGTCCCAGAACGAGATGGAGATCGGGGCCGACGTGGGCAACATCATCGTGCGCGGCGGCAACCCGCTGGCGCCGAACTTCCAGTCGCCCAACCCGCGCCGCGCGCAGATGGATCACGTCTCCTTCGGCATCTCACCGTTCGAGGTGGACCCGGTGAAGGCCGAGCTGACCAAGCGTGGCCTCAGCTCACGCGAAGACACCGGTGGCCGCGGCGACATGCACGATCCGAAGGTGCCGTACAAGAGCTACCACACGACGACGCCGAACGGCTACGACCTGCAGATCTCGAACGCGAACAAGGGGACGCGCACCCCGCGCTGAGCATCGCGAGCGACGCCGTCCCCGCGTGGCGCCGTGACGCACTCCGTCATCGGCGCCACGCGTGCCATTGGAGCATGAGGGTGACCGTTCGCGCGGTGATGTCGCCCCCCGTGGCCTGCGCCACGGCCGTCCCCAGTGGCTCGGCACGGAGCTGCAGCCCCAGGCGGCCGTGGTCCACGCCCACGGCCAGCACGACGCCGGCCCCGTGGCCGACCTTCGAGAAGAGGCGCCGCTGCTGGGTGTCTTCAAACGTCTCGCACGACTGGGTCACGTCGCCGGGAAAGAACCCGACATCGGACAGCCCCCCCGATTCGTTCACCGAACAGCCCTGCGAAAAGACGGCGAGCCCCGCGTCGGCGTACCACTGGGTGCGGACGGTATCCGGGGTGAAGTAGCGACGGCCGAGCAACGCCGCGCTGGCCCGACCGACGCTAAGGTACGCCCGCTCGCTCGTGGCGCCGTGCACTGTGAGATCGCCCTCGAGCGGCGAGCTGGCGAGCTCCGCCCGCACGCCCCACTGCGGCCGCACGCGACGGGTGAACGCCAGCCCGAACAGGCCCGCCGATTTGTTGCCCGCCAGGAACGGGCCGCTCCACGACGCCGTGCCGCCGCTCAGCATCAGCGAGAGCGTCGTCGTTGGCGCGCGGACCGGCGAGGGAGCGGGCGCGGGCTGCGCCTCCACCACCGATCCCAGCAAGCACGAGGCAACCATCGGCACGACAGCGAGGCGGACCACAGCGCGCAGCAGCAACACGAGAAGCTCCGGTTCGAGGTGCCCCGATCGTACCGTCGAACGATGACGCACCCCATACGTCGAATGACGCACGGCAGCCGACCTCGACTGTACGAAGATGGAGATTGCGTCATCATTGCGTGATGTAGCGCACATGTTTTGTTTCGGGCGACTTCCGGATGCCCGTTCCCTCCCGCCCTTGCCATTGCCCATGCGACTGTCGCTTGCCGCGCCCTTCCTGGTCGCCGCCAGTCTCCTGACCGCCTGCGGATCCCCGCTGACGGCACCGGCCGACCTCACCGCCGCCAGCGCCATGCTCGACAACGCGCGGGGCGACGCCGTCTTCATCATCGACGGCAATGGGTGCAGCGATGACATGATTGGCATCGGCAGCGCGCAGTTTCAGCGCAGCCTCACCACCCCTGCGAGCGGGGGATTCATCGCCTGGATCGATGTCGATATCCGCGGCGAGGCGTTCAACACACGCGGCGAGCGCTATCGGTTCGCCAGCAGTGAGCGGCAGTCGTTCCGCGTGACCTCGGGTGACGCGTACACCCTGACGTCTCGCCTCCGCTTGATTGGGCAGGGCGCCGCGCCGAACATCGACGCGAAGCTGAGCTACAAGGTCGCCTTCAATCCGAACGGCGAGTTGACCGTCTACCGCGACAGCTACCGCATTTCCTGCGAGTAGGAATTCGCGGAGCGCTTGCCGCGGTGCCCGGCGGTCTGCAAAATCGCAGACCGATGGTCACCGCGCTCCTGCTGCTTGCCGCACTGGCGGGATCTCCCGCCTCGACCCCTGCTGCCCCGCGCCCCCCGCGCGAGGATGTCGCGCGCCGCAACGCTGCCGCCCGCGCAGACACCACGCCGCGCACGCTCCTCTGGGCCATCGACGGCCTGAGCTTCGAGGCATTCACCGAAGCGCGGGCGCGTGGGCTCTTCCGCCGCTTTCCGAACGCCGGCCGCCACATCGCGCCGTATCCGTCCATGAGCCACCCCTCGTGGACGGAGCTCACCGGCGCGCGCCGCGTCTTCGGCGAGCGGGCGAACATCCGTACCGTGGAAGCGCGGTGGTTTGATCTCGACGCGATGCGCGTCGCCGACGATCCGCGGCAGGTGTTCGCGCGGCAGGCGGCGCCCTTCAACTACATGCGCGCCTTTGACTGGTTTGCCGATCCGCTCAGCGAACCGCTCATGTACTTCAAGGGCGACGCGCTCCCGGACAAGGAGCTGGCTGACGCCGAGCGCGATGTGCTGGAGCACTTCAGCGGGCGCCAGTACACCGTGTTCATCGGCGGCGTCGATGCCATTGCGCACACGCAGCGCGGCGTCCTCTTTGGCTACCTGCGCCGCCTCGATGCGATGATGACGCGGGTGATCGATTCCCTCGAGCGACGCGGCGGTGCGCCGGTCCACCATGTCATCGTCTCCGACCATGGCAATGCCGGCCGCTTTGTGGAAGGGGCGGCGGAATCGTATCTGACGCCGGTGTCGCTGGCGAACGCCTTTCGCAGTGCGCAGCTCGTGCGGCGCGACACGGGGTCGCTCACCGCCCCCAATCAGGCCGCCGTCGTCACCATCGCGCTGGCGAGCATGGTCAATGTGTACGTTGCCGATCTGTCACGGCGCCGCGCGTTCGCCGAAGCGGCGGTGCGCGATTCGGCCGTGGATCTGGTCACGTGGCTCGAGGTCCGGCCCGCTGACCGGTACGTGACCGTCGTGAGTGGGCGGGGCGAAACCCGCGTGCGCTGGGGGACTACCGCAAGCGGCGGGTTCGTGTACGCCGTGGAAGCGGTGCGCGGCAATCCGCTCGCGCTACCGGCGGAGTGGTTCTCGCCGGCCTCGGCGCCGCGCTGGCTCGCTGACAGTGTCACACGAGCCACCGTGACGACGAGCGCGTATCCCGATGCCCTCAATCGGCTCGTGCGCAGTGCCGCGAAGGAAGTTGAGAACGCCCCCGATCTCATCGTGAATCTGCGCGACGGCTTCGCCTTCGACGGCGACTTCGGCAAGTACGTGCGCATGGTGCGCACGCACGGCGCGTTGGGCGCGCGCGCCACCTTCGGCCTCGTGGCCACCACGCACCGGCAGGTGCCCGCCGCCCTGCGCAGCCACGAGGTGCTCGGGGCGATCGGGCTCACCCCCGATTCGCTCTTCCGGCGGGTACTCGCGCGCGCCCCGCACGACGCGCGCGCCCTCGCCGACAGTCTTGCCGGCGCGGCCCCCCGCCTGAGTACCGGGCGCGACGACGAGTCCACCG of Gemmatimonadaceae bacterium contains these proteins:
- a CDS encoding VOC family protein, which encodes MTRSFPALALAALLLPVAAQAQGRCGGDRAGTPACDTSAIKAPFAPTGWKTVALDHFSIQAADYKKESAYYQALMNWTLRSDDGTKAVLDAGAAGQVVIRGGYVAPPAPPAPPRPAGDSAAGRAGGAGGRAGGAGGFQRPPRNTAWDAFAWVISPWDTKKVEAELTKRGLNPVAENDGASQCFRFKDPDGFSVAVCNDAHIKAARAKTAAAKSDTPAPFENTNWKTVWLDHISFQVTDYKESAAFYQNLLGWRPTGDEGSQNEMEIGADVGNIIVRGGNPLAPNFQSPNPRRAQMDHVSFGISPFEVDPVKAELTKRGLSSREDTGGRGDMHDPKVPYKSYHTTTPNGYDLQISNANKGTRTPR
- a CDS encoding alginate export family protein, yielding MSRRSRLLGLALTLGVAQPAAAQQTGAQAGTATPAPRPAATPSAPHDRLKNIPLAGTHPLSLSIGGQLRWREELYRGFNTLDVNDDNSQSRVLLSADLVAGRKARGYARLFTEVRDDQSYGRTLPGGARPQDEDRHDVQTLQAEVGRGANFLRVGRQEIALGQQRLIGVADWSNTRRSSEGVRLQLVRGTLAFEAVDARPVTVRQFARNVADSTQRYRTLSLGSAAGAKPLARGLPAVWQAYWYEQAIHPVSGARTYRLTTGGRVQWNWGTPKSAITRSFEVEAAAQRGTVGTKDIHAWFAVAEAQLQWKHVHGAPTLALGIEQASGERPATTGTLEAFTVLYPAAHSHGGYADVIGRTNARELHTVSSWDPFAPLNLRLALYRFDRVRLDDAAYTKQSTVFRAAGTNRDRHIADELDLTGTWRLDTHWRVVFGGGLVAPGAFLERTTTQSRTEHWGFGGITLTF
- a CDS encoding alpha-hydroxy-acid oxidizing protein, producing MSIEPSRRQFVALLAGSPLLAALGFDRAELTRFLAGQRDPHRAALDLAQRASESAQPPVLITKAADALDVMDFMPVAKEKIPVAHWGYLMTGTDDDRTIQANIDGYDRWALKPRRLVDVSTIDMATTFYGQTYGSPIVINPLGSQKGFHPQGEVAVARAAKAKNHLMVLSTVATTSIEEAIQERGGPVWFQLYHQADWAITKQMIKRAEKAGATAIVFTVDLLGGSNRETMIRYARQDTRECIKCHLGGAPLPGVSGRVDDRDNRRKPNLVGYDTTAHQIDKGTPTWEYVDRIRQSTSMKVWVKGIVTAEDAALAVRHGVDGVFVSNHGGRAENSRRATVTSLPEVVQGAAGKLKIICDGGVRRGTDVFKALALGANASGIGRPYIWGLGAFGQEGVETVLALLKKEFEITMKQSGTTTLKQISRAHITAA
- a CDS encoding TetR/AcrR family transcriptional regulator, coding for MNKPTPDVQDDEEALTDARVARSSRALRMAMHDLLYEQAFDTITVQHIIERAGVSRGTFYAHYRNKNDALLASFEGMFGSMVAHLDAAPRDRRLVPVQELLSHFHDAQPVMASLRAAGTLDGILEYGVDLLADCIERRLPRIGARPSLPPRLAARMLAGALLEMMLWWLDHPERSTPPILDREFHTMAQRMLVTTA